The bacterium DNA segment CATCTTGCATAATCTGAGGCCCATGGCCGGGGCGGTCTCAGTAGTGGAATATGTCTTGTAGAGTATCCGCAGTTCGCCCGAGGACAGCTTCTCGTTGATCAGCGTCAGCAGCGGCAGCCTTATGGTCTCGCGGTCCTCCGGGGCCTTGGCCTTGGCCATGCCCTCCAGATACTGCTGGCCGGCTTTCACATAGTCCCTGTTCTCGGTGTAGCAGTCGCCTAAAACCTTCTTGGTCTTGGCCCAGAATTCGGAATCGGGATATTTTTCGGTCAGCTTAAAGCCGCTCTGCAGGGCCAGGTCTATCTGCTTAAGTTCCAGGCGGTACAGGGCCGTCAGGTACAGGGCCTCCGCGGCCGCTGGCGTTTCGGGATGCTTGGCCAACAGCTGCTGCAGGGTCTCCGCCGCCTCGGCCGGCTTGCGCTCGGAGTACTGCGTTTGGGCCTTTTCCAAAAGACCGGAGGCCTCGGCCTCCTTTTTCAGCCGCAGTTCCTCCCTGGCTTTCTGGTCCTGGGAGACCGGGGATTTCTTGTCCACCGCCGGCTGCAGTGTGACGCAGGATATGGACAAAAGACAAAGCAATATAACGCCGTATTTTTTCATTTTATGCACCTAAAATGATATTTTTTGTGACTGGTTAAAGCCCACTGCCCCATCATATAAACCGTAAGTATAGCAAGCAATTAGGGCTCTGTCAACAACAAAAAAACCGGCCCGGCCGGTTTTCTTTTGCTCAAAAATATTCACGCTTCACCTTTCACCATTCACGACCAACAAATGGTCATCATAGTGTCACAATGTCATAATGTTAATAAATCGCTATTTCGTCCCGACCGCCCAGCGCACCGGCATGCACATCTTTCTCTTCCTCTCCGCCACCGCCTGAAGGTCCTTCTGTTTCAAAGCTTCCAGCCTCTTCCCAAAACCGCACAGATGCCCGATGAATTCCCATTCCCGGTCAAACTGCTTCTGGTACTCCCGCCAGTCCCAGCAGCCCTCCTGCCGCCCGGCTTCGGTCTTGAACCCGGCTTGGGTCATTAGAGTTTCGAGTTTTCCGGCCAGTCCCGGATCCGCGCCCTGTTTGGCCAGTGTCCCTAAAATCAAATCCCTTATCCCTCCCAGCTCCGTCGGTTCGTCAATGCGGCCCATATAGTCCGGCTCGCACAGGCTGGCCAGGTGCCCGCCCTTTTTTAGGACCCGGCGGGCCTCGGACAGAACGGCTTTAGGATCTTTCTGCCACAGCCAGAAGTAGTGGGTGACTATCAGGTCAAAAGAGTTGGCCGGAAAGGGAAGCTTTTCGGCCCGGGCCGTCCTGAATTCTATGTCTGGATATTGGGCTTTGGCCAAGGCTGTCATTTGGGGGTCGGCCTCTATGCCGCAAAGCCGGGCCTCCGTGCGCTCCGAGATCTCGCTTAGGATGACCCCGCTTCCCGCGCCCAGCTCCAGGATGTTCTTCTTCCCGGCCAGACGCACCTTGCGATAGAGAAAAAGCCGCAGGGCCTTGGTCCATGCGGCTTGCCTTTGGTACTGGTTATGGAGATACAGCAAACTGTTCATAGTTGTTAGAAAAATAACCGGCCACAGAGACACAGAGGCACGGAGGAGAATTCAAACATCCACAACCAGGCATTAACAAGAGCAAGTATCACTCTGTGTCTCTGAGCCTCTGTGGCAAAAATCCGTCAGTATCCCTTCATTACCCGCCACATGAATATCCCCACCACCACCAGCAGGGTGATGGACACGGTCTGCAGGGTGCGGCGCTCGGCCCGGAAAGCCGCCTTGGTGTCGCCCTTTTCCGGGAAGCGCGGGCCGAAGTGGCTGAGCCGCGGCAGCCAGCGCGGTACCTTTTGGCAGTATTCCTGGTACTCCGCTCCCAGCTTGCCGGCCAGGGTCTCCTCCTCCAACGCCACGATGAACACGTACTGCAAAAAGAAGGCGCCGATGAAGACCAGTATCATCCAGGGCATCCAGGGCCAGGCGGCCAGGCACACGCCCAGCGAGACCAGGAAATTCCCCACGTAAAGCGGGTTGCGGACAAAGCCGAAAGGCCCGCCGGTGATCAGCCGGCCCACATCAGGGGAAAGGGTGCGGGTG contains these protein-coding regions:
- a CDS encoding isoprenylcysteine carboxylmethyltransferase family protein; translation: MAIKTTLGNLFFKWRSYTPIPLLLAALYFARPSWWSLALGIAVTFAGEAVRIWALSYAGGSTRTLSPDVGRLITGGPFGFVRNPLYVGNFLVSLGVCLAAWPWMPWMILVFIGAFFLQYVFIVALEEETLAGKLGAEYQEYCQKVPRWLPRLSHFGPRFPEKGDTKAAFRAERRTLQTVSITLLVVVGIFMWRVMKGY
- a CDS encoding class I SAM-dependent methyltransferase → MNSLLYLHNQYQRQAAWTKALRLFLYRKVRLAGKKNILELGAGSGVILSEISERTEARLCGIEADPQMTALAKAQYPDIEFRTARAEKLPFPANSFDLIVTHYFWLWQKDPKAVLSEARRVLKKGGHLASLCEPDYMGRIDEPTELGGIRDLILGTLAKQGADPGLAGKLETLMTQAGFKTEAGRQEGCWDWREYQKQFDREWEFIGHLCGFGKRLEALKQKDLQAVAERKRKMCMPVRWAVGTK